The Chloroflexota bacterium genome includes the window GGTGCGGCACGACTGCGCGACAAAGCAAAACTGTGCCGAGCAAATTAATTGCAATCGCTTGCGCCCACTCGTCCCAATCCACGTTTTCAATCGCGCCCTTGGGACCGTACACGCCCGCGTTCGACACGACGATGTCGAGTCCGCCCAGTTGTGCGAGTGTCGCTTCAACGAGTCGTTCGACATCCTCCCGCCGCGACACATCGGCGTGCATTGCGGCGACGCGCGCCATGCCAAGCGCCGCGACCTCGCGTTGAGCGCGTGCCAATGCCAATTCGTTCCGCGCGCACAACATCACGTCCGCGCCTTCGGCGACGAACGCACGCGCGACCGCGAGACCAAAGCCCTGGCTTGCGCCGGTGATGAGTGTGCGTTGCCCTTGAAGTTTCATTGCGATTTTCCTACTGCGATGTAACGAATGCGCGTATCGCGTCCCAGGTTCTTTTCGAGAAAGCGGCTCGCGTCGAGCACAATCGGTTGGCGCATCGCGCGTACAAGATCGTCCGCCATGAGCGTCGCAAATTCGGGGCACTCGGTCGCGATGACCGCGGCGTCGGCGTCGCGCAACGCCAACGCAATCGAATCGCGCAACTCGATCACGCGCGATAATTCATCGGGCAACGATTTCACCGCGGGGTCGAACACAACGACGGGCGCGCCTTGTTCGCGCAACCAGTGACACAACTCGACCGCGCTCGAACGACGCAGCGTGTCCGTCCCAGGTTTGTACGTCAAGCCAAGCACAGCAATCGTCTTGCCGCGCAGATCGCCGAGCGCGTGCGTGAGCGCGCGACGCGCCCAGTGTTTGTGCTCGTCGTTGCTCGTGCGTACCGCCGCGAGCAAATTCGTTGGTGTGTTGTGTGCGTGCCCGACCTCGACCAGGAACGCGATATCGCGCGCGAGCGTACCGCCAGCAAACGCGCCACCCGGACGCAAGTACGCTTTCGGTCCGATGCGCGCTTCACTCTTGAGTCCCCGCTCGACCTCGCGCGCATCCGCGCCGACACGTTCGCACAGCGACGCGATTTCGTTGATGAACGTGACCGAGGTCGCGAGAAACGCGTTGAGCGCGTGCTTGGTCATCTCCGCCGACTCGACCGACATCCATTCGAGCTTGTCCGTGATCGGCTTGAACAACTCGGCGATGCGCGCGCGATCCGCTTCGGTGCGCGCGCCGACCACCACACGGTCGGGATACAGAAACACGTCGAGCGCCTTGCCCAGCCGCAAATTTTCCGGCGAGTACGCGAACGACGCGCGACCGTTCGGCAAAGCGCGCGCGTACATTTCCGCGAGCCGGCGCGTCGAACCGACCGGCATTTGCGACGAGATCAGCACGAGCGCGTCATCGCGTAAATGCGGAAAAATCGCGTTGACGCGTTGGACGACGTACTCCACATCCGCGACGTCGTTCTCGTCCACCGGCGTATCGTACGTCACCCACACAACCTCCGCGTCCGCGAGATCGCGCGGGTCGGCTGAGAATCGCAATGTGCCCGCGTCCAAATTTTTGCGCGTCAGTTCGTCCAGACCAGGTTCGGCGACCGGCAAGCGACCAACGCTCAACGCGCGAATCAATTCCGCGTCGTGATCGAACGCGACGACGCGATGCCCGACCGAGGCGAGGCACGCGGACGTGACTGTGCCGAGATGCCACAAACCAATTGTTGCGACGTTCATCGCCTCTCCAACACCCAGGGATTTTGTTCGAGGTATTGCACCGTGCGAACGATCCCCTCGCGAATCGTCAACTTGGGTTGCCAACCGAGTGCGCGAATTTTCGCGGCGTCGAGAAAGATGAACGGACTATCGCCGATCCAACCGCGCTCGCCGCCGGCGTACACGCGCTGCGGCGATAATTTAAGGTAATCACAAATCCAGCCAATCGAGTCGTCCACCTGGCAATATTCATCCGTGCCAAGGTTGAAAACG containing:
- a CDS encoding UDP-glucose/GDP-mannose dehydrogenase family protein; amino-acid sequence: MNVATIGLWHLGTVTSACLASVGHRVVAFDHDAELIRALSVGRLPVAEPGLDELTRKNLDAGTLRFSADPRDLADAEVVWVTYDTPVDENDVADVEYVVQRVNAIFPHLRDDALVLISSQMPVGSTRRLAEMYARALPNGRASFAYSPENLRLGKALDVFLYPDRVVVGARTEADRARIAELFKPITDKLEWMSVESAEMTKHALNAFLATSVTFINEIASLCERVGADAREVERGLKSEARIGPKAYLRPGGAFAGGTLARDIAFLVEVGHAHNTPTNLLAAVRTSNDEHKHWARRALTHALGDLRGKTIAVLGLTYKPGTDTLRRSSAVELCHWLREQGAPVVVFDPAVKSLPDELSRVIELRDSIALALRDADAAVIATECPEFATLMADDLVRAMRQPIVLDASRFLEKNLGRDTRIRYIAVGKSQ